A part of Gossypium hirsutum isolate 1008001.06 chromosome A07, Gossypium_hirsutum_v2.1, whole genome shotgun sequence genomic DNA contains:
- the LOC121231944 gene encoding uncharacterized protein has product MEPSQSQNETLPISSKESRVNRFKPIWRFFLISNLALGAYIFAQARRKNSSIADNKPAKKEEEHSKSETEADVSSDAVTDALVHEEPPILPIVAKPPKVLDPIPEDQQRELFKWMLEEKRKAKPSDPEEKKRINKEKAVLKQFIRTESLPRI; this is encoded by the exons ATGGAACCATCTCAATCTCAAAATGAAACCCTTCCTATCTCTTCTAAGGAATCCCGCGTTAACCGCTTCAAGCCCATTTGGCGATTTTTCTTGATTTCCAATCTCGCTCTTGGAG CGTATATATTTGCACAGGCAAGAAGGAAGAACTCAAGCATTGCTGATAACAAACCTGCTAAAAAGGAGGAGGAGCACAGCAAGAGTGAAACTGAAGCAGATGTGTCTTCTGATGCAGTGACGGATGCTTTAGTTCATGAGGAACCTCCGATCCTTCCAATTGTTGCAAAACCCCCAAAGGTTTTGGATCCCATTCCCGAAGATCAGCAGCGTGAACTTTTCAAGTGGATGttggaagagaaaagaaaagccaagCCTAGTGACcctgaagaaaagaaaagaattaataAAGAGAAGGCTGTTCTCAAACAGTTTATTCGCACAGAATCTCTTCCCAGAATTTGA